In Lagopus muta isolate bLagMut1 chromosome 6, bLagMut1 primary, whole genome shotgun sequence, one DNA window encodes the following:
- the GSC gene encoding homeobox protein goosecoid yields MPASMFSIDNILAARPRCKDSVLLPPSAAPVVFPSLHGDSLYGAASDYGGFYSRAVAPGSALPAVGGSRLGYNNYYYGQLHVPASPVAPSCCGAVPPLGAQQCSCVPPAGYEGAGSVLMSPVPHQMLPYMNVGTLSRTELQLLNQLHCRRKRRHRTIFTDEQLEALENLFQETKYPDVGTREQLARRVHLREEKVEVWFKNRRAKWRRQKRSSSEESENAQKWNKASKTSPEKRQEDGKSDLDSDS; encoded by the exons ATGCCTGCGAGCATGTTCAGCATCGACAACATCCTGGCGGCCAGACCTCGCTGCAAGGACTCGGTGCTGCTGCCCCCGAGCGCCGCGCCCGTCGTCTTCCCCAGCCTGCACGGGGACTCCCTCTACGGCGCTGCCTCCGACTACGGAGGATTTTACTCCCGGGCTGTGGCTCCCGGCTCGGCGCTGCCGGCGGTCGGCGGCTCCCGTTTGGGCTACAACAACTACTACTACGGGCAGCTGCATGTGCCCGCATCTCCCGTGGCCCCGTCGTGTTGCGGGGCCGTGCCGCCGCTGGGggcccagcagtgctcctgcgTTCCCCCAGCAG GTTACGAGGGCGCTGGGTCGGTGCTGATGTCCCCTGTTCCCCATCAGATGTTGCCCTACATGAACGTAGGCACTTTGTCCCGGACGGAGCTGCAGTTACTCAACCAGCTGCACTGCCGGCGGAAAAGACGGCACCGGACTATCTTCACTGACGAGCAGCTCGAAGCGCTGGAAAACCTCTTCCAGGAAACGAAATACCCGGACGTGGGCACCAGGGAACAGCTAGCGAGGAGGGTGCatttaagagaggaaaaagtggAG GTTTGGTTCAAAAACCGCCGGGCGAAATGGAGGAGGCAAAAGCGGTCGTCTTCTGAGGAATCggaaaatgcacaaaaatggAATAAAGCATCTAAAACGTCTCCGGAGAAGAGGCAAGAAGACGGGAAAAGCGATTTGGACTCCGACAGCTGA